In Primulina huaijiensis isolate GDHJ02 unplaced genomic scaffold, ASM1229523v2 scaffold38877, whole genome shotgun sequence, a single genomic region encodes these proteins:
- the LOC140968972 gene encoding choline-phosphate cytidylyltransferase 2-like, producing the protein MGESGDGISNSVEPPSSSDRPVRVYADGIYDLFHFGHARALEQAKLAFSNTYLMVGCCNDETTHKYKGKTVMTESERYESLRHCKWVDEVIPDAPWVINQEFLDKHQIDYVAHDALPYADTSGAGKDVYEFVKAVGRFKETKRTEGISTSDIIMRIVKDYNQYVLRNLDRGYTRKELNVSYVREKGLRVNMRLKKLQEKVKEHQEKVGEKIQTVAKTAGIHHNIWVENADRWVAGFLEMFEEGCHKMGTAIRDRIQELSQQGQGLLLNGQRSSDDDEDVEDEFYYDEDEDEYYYYDEDDDEYYYYDDDVVEYYDCDEKK; encoded by the exons ATGGGCGAGAGCGGCGATGGTATCAGCAATTCCGTGGAACCTCCATCCTCGTCTGACCGCCCCGTTCGTGTGTACGCCGATGGGATCTACGATCTTTTCCATTTCGGCCACGCTCGAGCTCTGGAACAGGCCAAACTTGC CTTCTCAAATACGTACTTGATGGTTGGATGTTGCAATGATGAGACTACTCATAAGTACAAGGGAAAAACTGTTATGACCGAATCTGAGCGCTATGAATCGCTTCGCCATTGCAA GTGGGTTGATGAGGTTATCCCTGATGCCCCGTGGGTAATAAACCAGGAGTTTCTTGACAAGCACCAAATTGACTATGTGGCACACGATGCTCTTCC TTATGCGGATACCAGTGGAGCTGGAAAGGATGTGTACGAATTT GTCAAAGCTGTGGGAAGATTTAAAGAGACTAAAAGGACAGAAGGAATTTCAACGTCAGACATTATAATGAGAATAGTCAAAGACTATAATCAATATGTGTTGCGTAATTTGGATCGTGGATACACAAGAAAGGAGCTCAATGTTAGCTATGTTAGG GAAAAGGGATTAAGGGTGAACATGAGACTGAAGAAGTTGcaagaaaaagtcaaagaaCACCAAGAAAAAGTGGGCGAGAAG ATACAAACTGTTGCAAAGACAGCTGGCATACATCACAATATTTGGGTTGAAAATGCAGATCGTTGGGTTGCTGGATTTCTCGAAATGTTTGAGGAAGGCTGCCATAAAATG GGAACGGCCATTAGGGACCGGATTCAAGAATTAAGTCAACAGGGACAGGGATTGCTACTAAACGGGCAAAGAAGTAGCGATGACGACGAAGATGTTGAGGATGAGTTCTATTACGACGAGGACGAGGATGAGTATTATTACTATGACGAGGACGATgatgaatattattattatgatgatGATGTTGTAGAGTACTACGACTGCGATGAGAAGAAATGA
- the LOC140968970 gene encoding cytochrome P450 97B2, chloroplastic: MIYAPSICAHSSCLVVNRFNEFSSSGVTISSATLLSKFKPKGSSIRCQTSTSTDEPKTTKKMNLLDNASNLLTNFLSGGKITSMPVAEGAVSDLFGKPLFFSLYDWFLEHGSVYKLAFGPKAFVVVSDPIVARHILRENAFSYDKGVLADILEPIMGKGLIPADLDTWKQRRRVIAPGFHVLYLEAMVKVFGDCSERMTAKFEQLLKAEASRGEKTIELDLESEFSSLALDIIGLGVFNYDFGSVTKESPVIKAVYGTLFEAEHRSTFYFPYWKIPLAKLLVPRQRKFQNDLKYINDCLDDLIKNAKETREEADVEKLQQRDYLNLKDASLLRFLVDMRGVDADDRQLRDDLMTMLIAGHETTAAVLTWAVFLLAQHPSKLRKAQGEIDSVLGEGRTTFESIKKLEYLRLIVVEALRLYPQPPLLIRRSLESDQLPGGYMGNKDGYGIPAGTDIFVSVYNLHRSPYFWDNPNEFEPERFRVQKASQGIEGWSGFDPSRSPGALYPNEIISDFAFLPFGGGPRKCVGDQFALMESTVALAMLLQKFDVELKGSPDDVELVTGATIHTKTGLWCRLKKRSNVHC, from the exons ATGATTTATGCGCCGAGTATCTGTGCCCATTCTTCTTGCCTTGTGGTGAATCGTTTCAATGAATTCTCTTCCTCCGGAGTTACTATTTCATCAGCCACTCTGCTTTCCAAGTTTAAGCCAAAAGGGTCTTCAATCAG GTGCCAAACTTCAACAAGTACTGATGAGCCCAAAACGACCAAAAAAATGAACTTATTAGACAATGCAAGCAACCTCCTTACTAATTTTTTGAGCGGAGGAAAGATTACATCGATGCCTGTAGCAGAAGGCGCGGTCTCTGATCTTTTTGGGAAACCACTTTTCTTCTCCCTGTATGATTGGTTCTTGGAG CATGGTTCAGTGTACAAGCTTGCCTTTGGACCAAAGGCTTTTGTTGTTGTCTCAGATCCCATTGTCGCAAGACACATTCTCCGTGAGAATGCATTTTCCTATGATAAG GGTGTTCTTGCTGATATATTGGAACCAATAATGGGAAAAGGACTCATACCTGCTGATCTTGACACTTGGAAACAGAGAAGAAGAG TTATTGCTCCTGGATTCCATGTGCTATACTTGGAAGCCATGGTTAAAGTGTTTGGTGACTGCTCTGAGAGAATGACGGCTAAATTCGAGCAGCTCTTAAAAGCGGAAGCTTCAAGAGGAGAGAAGACAATTGAACTGGACCTTGAATCCGAATTTTCTAGTTTGGCACTCGATATTATCGGGCTCGGTGTTTTTAATTACGACTTTGGATCTGTTACTAAGGAATCCCCTGTAATTAAG GCTGTATATGGTACACTTTTTGAAGCTGAGCATCGGTCTACATTTTACTTTCCTTATTGGAAAATTCCGTTGGCCAAATTGTTAGTTCCTCGGCAACGAAAGTTTCAGAATGACCTCAAATATATCAATGACTGTCTCGATGATTTGATAAAAAATGCAAAAGAGACCAGAGAG GAAGCTGATGTTGAGAAATTGCAACAAAGAGACTACTTAAATCTCAAG GATGCTAGTCTCTTGCGTTTTCTGGTTGACATGAGAGGTGTAGATGCCGATGATCGCCAG CTGAGAGACGACCTAATGACAATGCTTATAGCTGGACATGAAACAACTGCTGCTGTCCTTACCTGGGCAGTTTTCCTTCTTGCCCAA CATCCCTCCAAATTGAGGAAAGCACAAGGGGAGATTGATTCTGTGCTTGGAGAAGGGAGAACAACATttgaatcaataaaaaaattgga GTACTTGCGACTTATTGTTGTAGAGGCTTTACGTTTGTATCCACAACCTCCATTGCTGATTAGACGTTCTCTCGAGTCAGATCAATTACCGG GTGGTTATATGGGAAATAAAGATGGTTATGGGATACCAGCCGGCACTGATATATTCGTTTCT GTATATAACCTCCATAGATCTCCATATTTTTGGGACAATCCCAATGAATTCGAGCCTGAGAGATTTCGAGTTCAAAAGGCCAGCCAGGGCATCGAAGGTTGGTCTGGTTTTGATCCTTCTCGTAGCCCAGGAGCACTGTATCCAAATGAG ATCATATCGGATTTCGCTTTCTTGCCTTTCGGTGGAGGGCCAAGAAAATGTGTTGGCGACCAGTTTGCTCTCATGGAATCGACTGTAGCTTTGGCAATGTTACTTCAGAAGTTTGATGTGGAGTTAAAAGGATCTCCAGACGATGTAGAGCTAGTTACAGGAGCAACCATTCACACCAAAACTGGATTGTGGTGTCGTCTAAAGAAGAGGTCTAATGTTCATTGCTAG
- the LOC140968958 gene encoding gamma aminobutyrate transaminase 1, mitochondrial isoform X1: MHRLLLPTLRNGSQGVFPLKDITTRSLQKHPIKTHVVKCYSTETSAQNNISSTDDKDFKGHDMLAPFTAGWQTTDLNPLVIEKSEGSYVYDVNGKKYLDSLAGLWCTALGGSEPRLVAAATRQLNTLPFYHSFWNRTTKPSLDLAKELLKLFTASKMSKVFFTNSGSEANDSQVKLVWYYNNALGRPNKKKFIARAKSYHGSTLVSASLSGLPALHQKFDLPAPYVLHTDCPHFWRYHLPGETEEEFSTRLANNLENLIIKEGPETIAAFIAEPVMGAGGVILPPATYFEKIQAVVKKYDILFIADEVICAFGRLGTMFGSDKYGIKPDLVTLAKALSSAYVPIGAILMSPEIYDVIHSQSNKLGVFSHGFTYSGHPVSCAVALEALKIYKERNILDQVNSIAPKFQEGLKAFSASPIIGEIRGTGLILGTEFTDNKSPNDAFPPEWGVAAYFGAQCQENGMLVRVSGDSIMMSPPFIVTPQEVDELIRIYGIALKKTEERVEEFKSKK, from the exons ATGCATCGTCTTCTTCTACCCACCCTCAGAAATGGTAGCCAG GGTGTTTTCCCTCTAAAGGATATAACCACTAGAAGTCTGCAAAAGCATCCTATTAAAACTCATGTCGTGAAATGCTACAGTACAGAGACATCTGcgcaaaataatatttcatcgACCGATGATAAGGA CTTCAAGGGGCACGATATGCTGGCTCCTTTTACTGCTGGATGGCAGACTACAGATCTGAACCCATTAGTCATTGAGAAATCGGAG GGCTCTTATGTCTACGACGTTAATGGGAAAAAGTATCTTGATTCTCTTGCTGGATTATGGTGTACAGCTCTAG GTGGAAGTGAGCCTCGTCTTGTTGCTGCTGCTACCAGACAACTAAACACATTACCATTTTACCACTCTTTCTGGAACCGCACGACAAAACCCTCATTG GATCTTGCCAAAGAACTTTTAAAGTTATTCACTGCAAGTAAAATGTCGAAagtcttcttcacaaatagtgGGTCAGAGGCAAATGATTCACAG GTCAAGCTTGTGTGGTACTACAATAATGCACTTGGAAGGCCAAACAAAAAGAAATTTATTGCTCGAGCAAAATC ATACCATGGGTCGACACTTGTGTCAGCCAGTCTTTCGGG TCTGCCTGCCCTCCACCAGAAGTTCGATCTTCCTGCCCCATATGTGTTACATACAGACTGCCCACATTTTTGGCGCTACCATCTACCAG GCGAAACGGAGGAGGAGTTCTCTACTAGGTTGGCCAATAACTTGGAGAATCTTATAATCAAAGAAGGTCCAGAGACG ATTGCTGCTTTTATTGCGGAACCAGTAATGGGAGCAGGTGGCGTGATACTTCCACCCGCTACCTATTTTGAGAAG ATTCAGGCTGTAGTTAAAAAGTATGATATTCTTTTCATTGCCGACGAAGTAATATGTGCCTTCGGAAGGCTCGGGACAATGTTCGGCAGTGACAAGTATGGAATTAAACCTGATCTTGTCACCTTGGCAAAG GCTCTTTCTTCTGCATACGTACCTATTGGGGCCATTCTTATGAGCCCTGAAATTTACGATGTCATACATTCTCAGAGCAACAAGCTTG gGGTTTTCTCCCATGGATTCACTTATTCTGGACACCCTGTATCTTGTGCTGTTGCATTGGAGGCGCTTAAGATCTACAA AGAGAGAAACATCCTCGACCAAGTGAACAGTATAGCACCCAAATTTCAAGAAGGTTTGAAAGCGTTTTCGGCCAGCCCCATCATCGGGGAG atACGTGGAACTGGTTTGATTCTTGGAACAGAATTCACGGATAACAAATCACCAAATGATGCATTTCCTCCTGAATGGG GTGTTGCTGCATATTTTGGAGCACAATGTCAGGAGAATGGCATGTTAGTACGTGTTTCGGGCGACAGCATAATGATGTCTCCTCCATTTATAGTGACTCCTCAAGAAGTTGATGAG CTGATACGGATTTATGGAATAGCTCTGAAGAAGACAGAAGAAAGAGTGGAAGAGTTCAAATCTAAGAAGTAA
- the LOC140968958 gene encoding gamma aminobutyrate transaminase 1, mitochondrial isoform X2, protein MIRIAILSFKGHDMLAPFTAGWQTTDLNPLVIEKSEGSYVYDVNGKKYLDSLAGLWCTALGGSEPRLVAAATRQLNTLPFYHSFWNRTTKPSLDLAKELLKLFTASKMSKVFFTNSGSEANDSQVKLVWYYNNALGRPNKKKFIARAKSYHGSTLVSASLSGLPALHQKFDLPAPYVLHTDCPHFWRYHLPGETEEEFSTRLANNLENLIIKEGPETIAAFIAEPVMGAGGVILPPATYFEKIQAVVKKYDILFIADEVICAFGRLGTMFGSDKYGIKPDLVTLAKALSSAYVPIGAILMSPEIYDVIHSQSNKLGVFSHGFTYSGHPVSCAVALEALKIYKERNILDQVNSIAPKFQEGLKAFSASPIIGEIRGTGLILGTEFTDNKSPNDAFPPEWGVAAYFGAQCQENGMLVRVSGDSIMMSPPFIVTPQEVDELIRIYGIALKKTEERVEEFKSKK, encoded by the exons ATGATAAGGA TTGCCATTCTTAGCTTCAAGGGGCACGATATGCTGGCTCCTTTTACTGCTGGATGGCAGACTACAGATCTGAACCCATTAGTCATTGAGAAATCGGAG GGCTCTTATGTCTACGACGTTAATGGGAAAAAGTATCTTGATTCTCTTGCTGGATTATGGTGTACAGCTCTAG GTGGAAGTGAGCCTCGTCTTGTTGCTGCTGCTACCAGACAACTAAACACATTACCATTTTACCACTCTTTCTGGAACCGCACGACAAAACCCTCATTG GATCTTGCCAAAGAACTTTTAAAGTTATTCACTGCAAGTAAAATGTCGAAagtcttcttcacaaatagtgGGTCAGAGGCAAATGATTCACAG GTCAAGCTTGTGTGGTACTACAATAATGCACTTGGAAGGCCAAACAAAAAGAAATTTATTGCTCGAGCAAAATC ATACCATGGGTCGACACTTGTGTCAGCCAGTCTTTCGGG TCTGCCTGCCCTCCACCAGAAGTTCGATCTTCCTGCCCCATATGTGTTACATACAGACTGCCCACATTTTTGGCGCTACCATCTACCAG GCGAAACGGAGGAGGAGTTCTCTACTAGGTTGGCCAATAACTTGGAGAATCTTATAATCAAAGAAGGTCCAGAGACG ATTGCTGCTTTTATTGCGGAACCAGTAATGGGAGCAGGTGGCGTGATACTTCCACCCGCTACCTATTTTGAGAAG ATTCAGGCTGTAGTTAAAAAGTATGATATTCTTTTCATTGCCGACGAAGTAATATGTGCCTTCGGAAGGCTCGGGACAATGTTCGGCAGTGACAAGTATGGAATTAAACCTGATCTTGTCACCTTGGCAAAG GCTCTTTCTTCTGCATACGTACCTATTGGGGCCATTCTTATGAGCCCTGAAATTTACGATGTCATACATTCTCAGAGCAACAAGCTTG gGGTTTTCTCCCATGGATTCACTTATTCTGGACACCCTGTATCTTGTGCTGTTGCATTGGAGGCGCTTAAGATCTACAA AGAGAGAAACATCCTCGACCAAGTGAACAGTATAGCACCCAAATTTCAAGAAGGTTTGAAAGCGTTTTCGGCCAGCCCCATCATCGGGGAG atACGTGGAACTGGTTTGATTCTTGGAACAGAATTCACGGATAACAAATCACCAAATGATGCATTTCCTCCTGAATGGG GTGTTGCTGCATATTTTGGAGCACAATGTCAGGAGAATGGCATGTTAGTACGTGTTTCGGGCGACAGCATAATGATGTCTCCTCCATTTATAGTGACTCCTCAAGAAGTTGATGAG CTGATACGGATTTATGGAATAGCTCTGAAGAAGACAGAAGAAAGAGTGGAAGAGTTCAAATCTAAGAAGTAA
- the LOC140968946 gene encoding uncharacterized protein encodes MAEETPISRKTVVDQVAEGAESNGVIPAKIIEENTKQGEKVEKKEEEVTSNLDGEFVKIEKESLDAKDHPSDAETNSIAGEKPTVVERSSTASNPEASRELLESQEKVKDLERELQRISGVLKESESENTNLKDELLHTKEKHLESSKKHGEFELGHRQLQDQMLETEKRHNEQLKTLQDALQAQEEKNEALTGVKEAFDGLSLQLETSRKKTNDLELELENSNSEAKKYEELHKESGLHAESETQKSLELERLLEVAKSSTKEVEDRMISLQDELRSLNEKIAENQKIEEVLKNTITELSDVQCELEQSKSLAQDLEQKLASKEDLVNELTKGLELAKASESKAKEENESLEKLLSSTKENLTEKESHLEDVKLKLEEEVRSKEEIEENLKLQQTKMEGVQEELTKASKEKEMLEGVVTDLTNKSAQLKELCDEFEAKLQQSDENFSKTDSLLSQAVANSKELEQKLKTIEELHTEYGHAANTANQKNLELEDMVKALNLATEETRLQVTEYETRCIALEQKKIELEQQLNMTELKCHDSERESRELSDKISELYATINKEKEEQEKLDAQLQEFKAKVDQMESESEKVMSHKLELELELKNATEKSAEHEGRANTIHQRSLDLEQLMQASDSKAVDASKKVSELELLLETEKYRIKELEEMTSLLENKCLDVEAEFKKSNNNVSELEAQLEVAQLKVSSLEVALQASTEKEKDLIESLNLTTEEHRFLKDLSKTSNEKLSEAENLLDVLRKELNISQERLKSIEKELADSGMKENEAVQNLKLAEEQLEQQIKVLAKETARSAELESSHEILTRDSELKLLEAIANFTSRDSEAKSVIDKVKSLEDQMISYQQQLAEAAERCETTKKEMDQILEKLASSENANEELKSKILEAEGKVDKHVEENLLLSETNAQFSSKTRDLEEKLTATFSDLEASNRQLASHTNTIIDLTERHSKVSELQLTAEARILEAEAQLEEVIQKFGLRDSEAKDLTEKVKAFQAQVIANEEQAKETSARVKSLELELEQTLLKCTGPEKEHQTKSGQFEKDVEALVGTNSKLTLELALYESKLNELENNFSIVSSEKDSTSEALNASKKEIEELTLQLASEGQKLQSQIHSIMEENNMLTETFHGSKKDLEAMIMNLEEQLKDRKLNEDALKAKMEILNIEVNQKSELQDRLKELEEHLANAEARFKEEKELNSQKELEQENALKRSVDELEARKHKVLLLENQVKEIEGKLHLADTKFKEKEVENISVETKDETIRSRDIDSFTNIPPKRKSKKKLETRPAQTSSSDTQIQTAETSPGMTLKFILGVALVSVIVGIILGKKY; translated from the exons ATGGCAGAAGAGACACCTATAAGCCGGAAGACTGTGGTGGACCAGGTGGCGGAGGGTGCTGAGAGCAATGGAGTGATTCCTGCTAAG atAATAGAAGAAAACACAAAGCAGGGGGAGAAGGTAGAAAAGAAAGAGGAAGAAGTGACGTCAAATCTCGATGGTGAATTCGTAAAAATTGAGAAAGAATCTCTTGATGCAAAGGATCATCCCAGTGATGCTGAGACAAATTCCATAGCCGGTGAAAAACCAACTGTCGTTGAGCGTAGCTCCACTGCCAGCAATCCTGAGGCTAGTAGAGAGTTGTTGGAATCACAAGAAAAAGTTAAAGATCTTGAGCGCGAATTGCAGAGAATTTCAGGTGTTTTGAAAGAATCTGAATCCGAGAACACAAACTTGAAGGATGAACTTTTGCATACAAAAGAGAAGCATCTGGAGAGTTCAAAGAAACACGGAGAATTTGAACTTGGACACAGACAACTGCAGGATCAGATGTTAGAAACAGAGAAGAGACACAACGAGCAGCTAAAAACTCTGCAAGATGCATTACAAGCTCAAGAAGAAAAGAACGAAGCATTGACCGGTGTGAAAGAAGCATTTGATGGTCTCAGTCTTCAGCTAGAGACATCAAGAAAGAAGACGAATGATTTGGAGCTTGAGCTTGAAAATTCTAATTCTGAAGCTAAAAAGTATGAGGAGTTGCATAAGGAAAGTGGTTTGCATGCTGAATCGGAGACACAGAAATCCTTGGAGTTGGAGAGGTTGCTTGAGGTTGCAAAATCTAGCACGAAAGAGGTGGAAGATCGTATGATTTCTTTACAAGATGAGCTCAGAAGCTTAAACGAAAAGATTGCCGAGAACCAGAAAATCGAAGAGGTGTTAAAGAACACTATTACTGAGCTTTCAGATGTCCAATGTGAATTGGAGCAATCAAAATCACTGGCGCAAGATTTGGAGCAGAAACTAGCTTCAAAGGAAGATCTTGTTAATGAATTGACAAAGGGATTGGAACTGGCCAAAGCATCTGAATCTAAGGCTAAGGAAGAAAACGAATCACTTGAGAAGTTGCTGTCATCAACAAAAGAAAATCTTACAGAGAAGGAATCCCATCTTGAAGATGTAAAGTTGAAATTGGAGGAAGAGGTCAGGTCAAAGGAAGAGATCGAAGAAAATTTGAAACTCCAGCAAACAAAGATGGAGGGAGTGCAGGAAGAACTAACCAAAGCaagtaaagaaaaagaaatgctGGAAGGTGTGGTGACTGATCTAACCAACAAAAGTGCCCAGCTGAAGGAGTTGTGTGATGAATTTGAGGCTAAGTTGCAGCAATCAGATGAGAATTTTAGCAAAACAGATTCTCTTTTATCCCAAGCAGTGGCGAACAGCAAAGAACTGGAACAGAAACTGAAAACCATTGAAGAGCTTCACACCGAGTATGGTCATGCAGCTAATACTGCGAACCAGAAAAACCTAGAGCTCGAAGACATGGTAAAAGCCTTGAACTTAGCAACTGAAGAAACAAGGTTGCAGGTGACAGAATATGAAACACGATGTATCGCACTGGAACAGAAAAAAATCGAGCTAGAGCAACAGCTGAATATGACAGAATTGAAATGCCATGATTCTGAGAGAGAATCGAGAGAGTTATCTGACAAAATATCAGAACTGTATGCCACAATCAATAAGGAGAAGGAGGAGCAAGAAAAATTAGATGCCCAATTGCAAGAATTCAAGGCCAAAGTTGATCAAATGGAATCTGAATCGGAGAAGGTAATGTCACACAAGTTGGAGCTTGAGCTGGAGCTAAAGAACGCTACAGAAAAATCTGCTGAGCATGAGGGACGAGCCAATACGATTCATCAGCGAAGCCTTGATCTAGAGCAATTAATGCAGGCATCAGATTCCAAAGCAGTTGACGCAAGCAAAAAAGTGAGCGAGTTAGAGCTCCTTCTTGAAACTGAGAAATATAGGATTAAGGAGCTTGAAGAGATGACAAGCTTATTAGAAAACAAATGTTTGGATGTAGAAGCAGAATTCAAGAAAAGCAATAATAATGTATCTGAACTTGAAGCACAGCTTGAGGTGGCCCAATTAAAAGTGTCGAGCCTAGAGGTTGCCCTGCAGGCATCCACTGAAAAGGAAAAGGATTTGATAGAGTCCTTGAATTTAACTACAGAAGAACACAGATTTTTGAAAGATCTGTCAAAAACCTCGAATGAAAAGCTATCGGAGGCAGAAAATTTACTAGATGTTTTACGGAAGGAACTCAATATTTCCCAAGAGAGATTGAAGAGCATCGAAAAGGAGCTCGCGGATTCTGGAATGAAGGAAAATGAAGCTGTGCAGAATCTTAAGTTAGCAGAAGAACAGCTAGAGCAACAAATTAAAGTCTTGGCGAAAGAGACTGCAAGAAGTGCAGAACTTGAATCATCTCATGAGATTCTAACGAGGGACTCTGAGTTGAAACTCCTGGAGGCAATTGCAAATTTCACCAGCAGAGATTCCGAGGCAAAATCAGTAATCGATAAAGTAAAGAGTCTTGAAGACCAGATGATCAGTTATCAACAGCAGCTTGCCGAAGCAGCTGAAAGATGTGAAACTACTAAAAAAGAGATGGATCAGATTTTAGAGAAACTAGCTTCTTCTGAAAATGCCAACGAAGAACTCAAAAGTAAGATCTTGGAAGCAGAAGGTAAAGTTGATAAGCACGTTGAAGAAAATTTGCTGCTGTCTGAAACTAACGCTCAATTCAGCAGCAAAACACGAGATCTCGAAGAAAAGCTAACTGCCACTTTTTCTGACTTGGAAGCCTCTAACAGGCAGCTAGCTTCCCACACTAACACTATCATTGATCTAACAGAGCGCCATTCTAAAGTCTCTGAACTCCAGTTGACAGCTGAAGCCCGTATCTTAGAAGCCGAAGCACAATTGGAAGAAGTTATTCAGAAATTTGGCCTGAGAGATTCAGAAGCCAAGGACTTGACTGAGAAGGTAAAAGCTTTTCAAGCACAGGTGATAGCAAATGAAGAACAGGCTAAGGAAACATCCGCACGGGTGAAAAGTCTAGAATTAGAATTGGAACAAACTCTCTTGAAATGTACTGGTCCGGAGAAAGAACATCAGACAAAATCGGGTCAGTTTGAAAAGGATGTCGAAGCTCTAGTTGGCACAAACTCAAAGCTTACTCTAGAGCTTGCCTTATATGAGTCTAAACTAAATGagttagaaaataatttttccatTGTGTCATCTGAGAAAGATAGTACAAGTGAAGCACTAAATGCTTCAAAAAAGGAGATAGAAGAGCTGACACTGCAGCTTGCTTCTGAAGGTCAGAAGCTACAATCTCAG ATACACTCTATTATGGAAGAGAACAACATGCTTACAGAAACATTTCATGGTTCCAAGAAGGATCTTGAAGCGATGATAATGAATCTTGAAGAACAGTTGAAAGACCGCAAATTAAATGAAGATGCCCTCAAGGCTAAGATGGAAATCCTCAACATTGAGGTAAACCAAAAATCTGAGTTGCAAGATCGACTAAAGGAACTTGAAGAACACTTAGCAAATGCAGAAGCTAGATTTAAAGAAGAG AAAGAGTTAAACTCTCAGAAGGAGCTGGAACAAGAAAATGCTTTGAAACGTTCCGTGGACGAACTTGAAGCCAGGAAACACAAAGTCCTACTCTTGGAAAATCAAGTTAAAGAAATTGAGGGTAAATTACATCTGGCTGAcacaaaatttaaagaaaag GAAGTTGAAAATATTTCCGTTGAAACCAAGGATGAGACAATAAGATCTCGGGATATTGACTCCTTCACCAACATTCCTCCCAAACGAAAGAGTAAGAAAAAATTGGAGACACGTCCAGCCCAAACATCTTCCTCCGACACACAGATTCAAACCGCAGAGACGTCACCAGGCATGACACTTAAATTCATTTTAGGTGTGGCTCTAGTTTCAGTTATTGTTGGCATTATTCTTGGGAAGAAGTATTAG